In Candidatus Woesearchaeota archaeon, a genomic segment contains:
- a CDS encoding DUF357 domain-containing protein, translating into MEKEITEQKLKKYFEVTGKALEKAKNAINKEEKEKAEDFLDMASRYYSDAEFFKKKNDYVLAYGALNYAHGWLDAGARIKLFLVNDSTLFTVDEDEL; encoded by the coding sequence ATGGAAAAAGAAATAACAGAACAAAAACTCAAAAAATATTTTGAAGTAACAGGTAAAGCACTAGAAAAAGCAAAAAACGCAATAAACAAAGAAGAAAAAGAAAAAGCAGAAGACTTCTTAGATATGGCATCAAGATATTATTCAGACGCAGAATTCTTTAAGAAAAAAAATGATTACGTACTAGCATACGGCGCATTAAACTACGCACACGGATGGTTAGACGCAGGAGCAAGAATAAAATTGTTCTTAGTTAATGACAGTACGTTATTCACAGTTGATGAAGATGAACTTTGA
- a CDS encoding RNA-guided pseudouridylation complex pseudouridine synthase subunit Cbf5 codes for MNNVLPFEKRSFDVLTKQVSVTNDSVGCSPENRSVKELLDSGIIILNKPSGPTSHQAVDFLKKVLDIKKAGHSGTLDPGVTGVLPVALSGATRITHCLLTAGKEYVCLMHLHKVISEEILRDVLKNHFLGSITQLPPVKSAVKRQLRKRNIYYLEILQIKGSDVLFRVGCEAGTYIRKLVHDIGLKLGCGAHMAELVRTKAGPFSEDEMVSLQDLADAFHFYNEGDDSLLKKMIKPVERGVDHLKKIFIHDGAVDSLCNGAFLKVPGISKLDSDIVKGDVVAVLTLKNELVLVGEALLNSNNMIKLAKGLAVKTDQVFMKPGVYPKN; via the coding sequence TTGAATAATGTTTTACCTTTTGAAAAAAGAAGTTTTGATGTTCTTACTAAACAAGTTTCTGTAACTAATGATTCTGTTGGTTGTTCGCCTGAGAATCGTAGCGTTAAAGAATTACTTGATTCAGGTATAATTATTCTTAATAAGCCTTCTGGGCCTACTAGTCATCAAGCCGTTGATTTTTTAAAAAAAGTTCTTGATATTAAAAAAGCAGGTCATTCTGGAACTCTTGATCCTGGCGTTACAGGGGTTCTTCCTGTTGCTTTATCAGGTGCGACGAGGATTACTCATTGTTTGTTGACTGCGGGTAAGGAATATGTTTGTTTGATGCATCTTCATAAAGTTATTAGTGAAGAAATACTTAGAGATGTTTTAAAAAATCATTTTCTTGGGTCTATTACTCAGCTTCCTCCTGTTAAGTCCGCGGTTAAGCGTCAGTTAAGAAAAAGAAATATTTATTACTTGGAAATTTTGCAGATTAAAGGTTCTGATGTTCTTTTTAGAGTTGGTTGTGAAGCAGGTACTTATATTAGGAAATTAGTTCATGATATTGGTTTAAAGCTTGGTTGTGGGGCTCACATGGCTGAACTCGTTAGGACTAAGGCAGGTCCTTTTTCTGAGGATGAAATGGTTTCTCTTCAAGACTTAGCGGACGCGTTTCATTTTTATAATGAAGGTGATGATTCTCTTTTGAAAAAAATGATTAAGCCTGTTGAAAGAGGAGTGGATCATTTAAAGAAAATTTTTATTCATGATGGCGCTGTTGATTCTTTGTGTAATGGGGCTTTTCTTAAAGTGCCGGGCATATCTAAATTAGATTCTGATATTGTTAAAGGGGACGTAGTCGCGGTTCTTACTTTGAAGAATGAACTAGTTTTGGTTGGTGAAGCTTTATTGAATTCTAATAACATGATTAAATTAGCTAAGGGTTTAGCTGTTAAAACTGATCAAGTGTTCATGAAGCCTGGTGTTTATCCTAAGAATTAG
- a CDS encoding winged helix-turn-helix domain-containing protein, giving the protein MRFTRVTIIRTSEPSNDNINELLQWFGGTLGLFNIRDKDRSCFRIFIVLLKAVKQKPNGLSSDDIAERTSLSRGTVVYHLNKLMSVGLVSEVNNKYYLMFENLEDVSENLRREVNDAFDSLSFIGRNLDKKLGLDKK; this is encoded by the coding sequence ATGAGATTCACTCGCGTCACTATAATTAGAACTTCTGAGCCTAGTAATGATAATATTAATGAGTTATTGCAATGGTTCGGAGGCACTCTTGGTTTGTTTAATATTAGGGATAAGGATCGTAGTTGTTTTAGAATATTCATTGTTTTGCTTAAAGCAGTTAAACAAAAACCTAATGGTTTATCCAGTGATGATATAGCTGAGAGAACTTCTTTGTCTAGGGGCACAGTTGTTTATCATCTTAACAAGTTGATGAGTGTTGGGCTTGTTAGTGAAGTTAATAATAAGTATTACTTGATGTTTGAGAATCTTGAAGATGTTTCTGAGAATCTTAGAAGAGAAGTTAATGATGCTTTTGATTCTCTTAGCTTCATTGGTAGGAATCTTGATAAGAAGTTAGGTTTGGATAAGAAATGA